The sequence CGCCGTGTGTCGGTTGCACCGAGCCGACATTTCCAAAACGGGAACTTTTTACGACGAAAACCTATATGTCGATTCCCGCTGAGATGCCTCTTGGGGTACCAAAACGGAGCTATTTGGCATTGGCCGGAGCAGCAAAATCGTTTCATATCAAACGCCTTGAAGGGAAATTGATCGATGATAACGCATGAACTGATCGAGCGGATCGAAGGAGAAGCGGTACTCGATTTTAAAACCGACAAAAGCGGTCACGTTCAGGAAGCATCTATCCGGTTTCTCCATTTTCGTGGGATGGAAGCGATCTTAGAGGGGCGTAATGCGCTGGATGCATTAGTCATCGCTCCCCGTGTTTGCGGCATTTGCGGACATTCGCATCTGATTGCGGCGGTTCGTATGTTGGAAAATCTGTATGCTTCCGCAGGTAGTGCTGTGAAGGTAACTCCTAAAGCGCACGCACTCCGGGAAGTGACGAGAGTGTGCGAATTGATGCAGAACCATATCAAGTGGCTTTATCTTGTAATGCTGCATGAGAGCGGTAAGCTTTTAGGAAAGGAACCTCAGGTTGCCCTTAGAGCGCTGTACGCTTCTTCTCAGATTAATCAAATGAGTGCTTTGTTCAGCGGACAATGGCCTCATAGCTCATACGCCCATCCGGGCGGCGTCACATGCGATCCGACCCATATTGAAGTGATGCAGGCGTTGAAACTGCTATCCGATGTCGAACGTTTTATCGAAAAGGATGTTCTAGGGTGTAAAACCGAAAATTTTGAAGCGAATATGGATGTCGAATCGCTGCTTTTGATGGAAGGGGATTTCGGAACGCTATTGCGTTATTTTGAGCGGTTGGATTTGTTAGATTTAGGAAAAAGTCACGGACGATTTTTGGTGCTGGGTGAAGATGCGCATGAGATTACCCCTAATGAACGCAGCTATGCACACATAGATTTTGTGAGTGAAGATGATTCACAGACATTTGCTCACGGAGGGAAGACCTATGCAAAAAATGCACTGTATCGCGGAAAGTTTTATGAAACCGGCCCTTTGGCTCGAGCCATCAGCACTGAACGCTCTGGGGTGAGTGCGCTGTATCAGCAATACGGCGATACGGCATTGACCCGGATTACGGCCCGAATCGATGAGGTAGTTTCCCTCATAGCCTATGTACGTTTGCTCCTCACTTCACTTGATTTCACGGAATCTTCCTTTATTCCTCCCGTATCGATTGAGAGTATCAGCGGGAAGGGTGTAGGGGTGGTTGAAGCACCCAGAGGTTCTTTGATCCATCGCGCAACGGTTGAAAAAGGGAAAATAGCCTCTTACTCCATTATCACTCCGACACAGTGGAATCTCGGAAACGGCACCTATGATTCGCCCGGGATTGCCCAAAAAGCAATGCTCGGAATTGAATCTACGGCAAAAGCCTCTCTTATTTTTCGAACTTTCGATGTCTGCTCTGTCTGTACGACACACTAAAATAACTTTTTAGAAATTAACTTTTTACACATCAATAATATTTATTTATGTATATCTGGGTAGAAATGATGCCGATATTGTCCCATAAATATATAAGAAATTATATTTTTCAATAAATTTTATGCTTTAAATATTCGTTTAAGTTATCCAGACGTACAATACTGAATGATTGTTCATAAATATTTGAGGAGGGGACCATGTCCGATAAAATAGAAGCGGTTAAAAAACTGTTTACTTCGAAAAGTTCGCGCGTTGAAACGAACAAGGGTGATACGTATTACCAAGACTTGTTTGCAAAATGTGAAGCGCGCTTAAATGAGATGCGTGCACAAACGCCTGCCAATAGACTCGATTTTTCAGAGCTTTTAGAAGAGAATGGAATTGATAGACGAGAGTTTATGAAATGGGCGAGTGCGACGACGGCCATGTTGATGCTCCCTCCGATGTTTACACCGCTGGTCGCTGATGCTGCGGTCATGATGAACCGTGCCCCTGTTATTTGGCTGGAACTTCAAGACTGTGCCGGTAACTCTGAGGCACTTTTACGTGCAGACGGGCCAAAAATTGATGAGATCGTTCTCGATATCATCTCTCTCGAGTATCATGAGACTTTGCAAGCTGCAGCCGGTTTTCAGGCCGAAAAACAGCTTGATGAGGCGATGGAAACATTTAAAGGAAAGTATCTTTTATTCGTAGAAGGCTCTATTCCGATGGGAATGAACGGGCAATACGGGACGATTGGTGCAGCAGGTGAAACATTTCATGACCACTTGATGCGTTGTTCTGAAAATGCAGCGGCGATTGTTGCGGTCGGTGCATGTGCAACATTCGGCGGTATTCCGGCTGCTTCACCGAATCCTACCGGTGCGGTTGGGGTTATGAATGTTGTCAAAAATAAACCGATTATCAATATTCCTGCGTGTCCTGCAAATCCGGCAAATATGGTCGGAGTTATTTTGCATTATCTATTGACAGGACAAATTCCGGAGCTTGATTCACTATTGCGTCCTAAGTTTGCGTTTGGATACCGTATCCATGATAACTGCGAACGCCGTGCACACTTTGATGCAGGTGAATACGTAGAAGAATGGGGTGACAAAGGGGCTCAAAATAATTTCTGTCTTTATAAAATGGGTTGTAAAGGGCCGATGACATTTAATAACTGTTCTATTGTCCGCTATAACGAAGGGATCAACTGGCCTATCGGAGTAGGACGCGGATGTATCGGATGTTCTGAACCCGATTTCTGGGATAAATACGCATATGAGCGTCCGATGGCGGATGCGAAAATCAAAGCACCTACCGGCGGTGTAGAAAAAACAGTTGACGAATTCGGTTTGGGCATGCTGACAGCAGTCGGTATCGGTATCGGTATCCATGCAGCAGCAAGTGCCGTAGCAGGTAAACGAGAAAAATCAGGAGAGAGCCATGAGTAAACATATTGTAGTTGACCCTATTACACGTATTGAAGGGCATTTGCGTATTGAAGCAGTAATTGATGAGAATAACACGATCGTTGATGCATACAGCGCTTCAACCATGTTCCGCGGTATTGAGACGATTTTACAAGGGCGTGATCCGCGTGACTGCGGTTTGTTGGCGATGCGTATTTGCGGTGTGTGTACCGGTACCCACTATCAACGTTCTATCGAAGCGGTCGAAGATGCATTTAAGATCACTATTCCTAAAAATGCACGTATCGTACGTAACTTGATCCAGGGTGCGTTGTATGTGCACGACCACCTCGTTCACTTTTATCATCTTCATGCTCTCGATTTTGTCGATGTTGTTTCGGCTCTTTCGGCTGATCCGGCTAAAACGGCGGCAGAAGCACGTAAATGGGCTGCTGTTGCGGGTGAATCACCGTTTATCGATGGTGAAGGCGAATTTAAAGCGATTCAAGATCGCGTGGCTAAATTTGTGAAACAAGGGCGTTTGGGGATTTTCGGAAACGGATATTGGGGGAATGCCCATTATAAATTGACTCCGGAACAAAACCTTATCGGAGTTGCCCACTATCTTCAAGCGTTGGAAATCCAACGTGATTTGGCAAAAATGCAGGCAATCTTCGGAGGTAAAAACC is a genomic window of Sulfuricurvum sp. containing:
- a CDS encoding nickel-dependent hydrogenase large subunit, which translates into the protein MITHELIERIEGEAVLDFKTDKSGHVQEASIRFLHFRGMEAILEGRNALDALVIAPRVCGICGHSHLIAAVRMLENLYASAGSAVKVTPKAHALREVTRVCELMQNHIKWLYLVMLHESGKLLGKEPQVALRALYASSQINQMSALFSGQWPHSSYAHPGGVTCDPTHIEVMQALKLLSDVERFIEKDVLGCKTENFEANMDVESLLLMEGDFGTLLRYFERLDLLDLGKSHGRFLVLGEDAHEITPNERSYAHIDFVSEDDSQTFAHGGKTYAKNALYRGKFYETGPLARAISTERSGVSALYQQYGDTALTRITARIDEVVSLIAYVRLLLTSLDFTESSFIPPVSIESISGKGVGVVEAPRGSLIHRATVEKGKIASYSIITPTQWNLGNGTYDSPGIAQKAMLGIESTAKASLIFRTFDVCSVCTTH
- a CDS encoding hydrogenase small subunit, giving the protein MSDKIEAVKKLFTSKSSRVETNKGDTYYQDLFAKCEARLNEMRAQTPANRLDFSELLEENGIDRREFMKWASATTAMLMLPPMFTPLVADAAVMMNRAPVIWLELQDCAGNSEALLRADGPKIDEIVLDIISLEYHETLQAAAGFQAEKQLDEAMETFKGKYLLFVEGSIPMGMNGQYGTIGAAGETFHDHLMRCSENAAAIVAVGACATFGGIPAASPNPTGAVGVMNVVKNKPIINIPACPANPANMVGVILHYLLTGQIPELDSLLRPKFAFGYRIHDNCERRAHFDAGEYVEEWGDKGAQNNFCLYKMGCKGPMTFNNCSIVRYNEGINWPIGVGRGCIGCSEPDFWDKYAYERPMADAKIKAPTGGVEKTVDEFGLGMLTAVGIGIGIHAAASAVAGKREKSGESHE